One part of the Mya arenaria isolate MELC-2E11 chromosome 3, ASM2691426v1 genome encodes these proteins:
- the LOC128227639 gene encoding uncharacterized protein LOC128227639: MRRYCLRLKPRPESNSDSDIDTDSDEYGICCSHERELQRSREEIKELEHKLKHLETVNILEVELGKKNADKRCSKLSCQGVGKFQKEKTYVVDTKKGTIECMNNSQNNGLSYKVAVRDILSVALQMPDNHNEDFDITHSDADHQNEALTETENTTVLEQKAEINRLIKENDLYKQNIQKLNGQIEEEKLEQHNLIRVYEGMIEELKSKPFNNSDNISQEKILKGQLEDAEHEIREIKLELDETKTRLSKLLGQKLTDKNPNIADLSDKNRPTNLAERYSELYDNQWTDAFDCLNKWHDEATTIKQLSDILKNAMDFCSFESKIQMKQLQECLSFSTKSSDCQIPGTIIKSLKDCRKSLGEPTGHAVYQKYVEHLQQSAPECMDLQVLPYLQECIQLSWLMCIQDPPVVLSPVGTHGSRFDTDVYKAYTKCGPIVDYVVWPALCLHERGPLLCKGIAQGYGGKKTAI, encoded by the exons ATGAGGAGATACTGCTTAAGATTAAAGCCTAGGCCAGAATCAAATAGTGATTCAGACATAGACACGGACTCAGATGAGTATGGAATTTGCTGTTCTCACGAAAGAGAACTCCAAAGGAGTCGAGAAGAAATCAAAGAACTAGAACATAAGCTTAAACATCTTGAGACGGTAAACATACTGGAAGTGGAACTTGGCAAGAAAAATGCTGATAAGCGTTGTTCCAAATTGTCCTGTCAAGGGGTCGGGAagtttcagaaagaaaaaacatatgTTGTGGATACCAAGAAAGGGACAATTGAGTGTATGAATAACTCGCAAAATAATGGTTTGAGCTATAAAGTTGCTGTCCGGGACATTCTAAGTGTAGCATTACAAATGCCTGATAATCATAATGAAGACTTTGATATAACACATTCAGACGCGGACCATCAAAATGAAGCGTTAactgaaacagaaaatacaaccgTGCTGGAGCAGAAAGCAGAAATAAACAGgttgataaaagaaaatgatctttataaacaaaatatacaaaaactgAACGGTCAGATTGAAGAGGAAAAGCTTGAACAGCATAACTTAATTCGAGTGTATGAGGGGATGATTGAGGAATTGAAATCAAAACCATTCAACAATTCAGATAATATCTCGCAAGAAAAGATCTTAAAAGGACAGCTAGAAGATGCAGAACACGAAATACGAGAAATAAAACTGGAGTTGGACGAGACAAAAACCAG ACTAAGTAAGCTGTTGGGTCAGAAACTAACAGACAAAAATCCAAACATTGCTGATCTTAGTGACAAAAACCGTCCAACAAACCTTGCTGAGAGATATTCGGAACTGTATGACAATCAGTGGACAGATGCATTTGATTGTCTCAACAAATGGCATGATGAGGCAACGACCATTAAACAACTTTCGGATATTCTGAAG aatgcCATGGATTTTTGCTCGTTCGAGTCCAAGATTCAGATGAAACAGCTACAGGAATGTCTGTCGTTTTCAACGAAAAGT TCAGACTGTCAGATACCTGGGACAATAATCAAAAGCCTCAAGGACTGTCGCAAGTCACTTGGAGAACCAACTGGCCATGCTGTGTATCAG AAATACGTGGAACATTTGCAACAATCAGCACCAGAATGCATGGATCTCCAAGTTCTGCCCTATCTACAAGAATGCATTCAATTGAGTTGGTTGATGTGTATCCAGGATCCGCCTGTCGTTTTAAGCCCTGTTGGTACACATGGCTCAAGGTTCGACACTGATGTTTACAAGGCGTACACCAAATGTGGTCCCATCGTTGACTATGTCGTCTGGCCAGCTCTTTGTCTCCATGAGAGAGGTCCATTGCTTTGCAAAGGAATCGCACAGGGATATGGCGGGAAGAAAACAGCGATATAA
- the LOC128227637 gene encoding hyaluronan mediated motility receptor-like: MDDYFRRTPREGRDRRESIMKQTLMDNEKMMDNWLNENQCCNEEYIPEEGSGYFDRYQDEIYKIQQENSKLRTDNHHVKQTCKRILYEKETQIKQMNQHHKRTIDVLERKNDELWTINADLVEDTKTLEIELDEYEQDLEDQRKKIDKLVQRINDEVSRTEHIEVLLTTEQTQNISLKNEISRLNTLVDQTMSYERHVTNQKKSVEEENQTLKHEIYNLRIEAAVFRNKLIALQQQCDCLTKGRERNERDEWKQKIEQFQAKIKELKIQMSSLSREKYSLQDELNRKGAELSRSFEKEIQALQQKITTYQHNEISSLKQNQENELALSQLKRQLISCEQENRLALEKIQKQEEEIRLLKEEKEKLIQDNRCQRTYHKETTIYSHNETERRELVIQRHKQALESAQQTQLVMKLEQRSKLAEDKLSVVNEQLHSERSRNDKLSKERTQNAETSEKLRALKNELESEKSRNTILSKKIIQYEKNSEHQSELNSEMKNELSRNTMISIERTKYEDTAETLQEVTKELESEKTRNAMLLKESNQYKKQIEKLKKTQFDLSQSHNLLNKENKQGQDIRIATEYNQQLKRNLSDLDRSKQNMIGEIGSLKDEVKKLTDALEEKDRDISMLKNELQMNYNEIEDKQGELDFIKETNVKSERLVSDLQTEINQYKRILKGTSPDSDKFTNTISQLEREVEGYKNELKKAREEIKHATDKNQQMNQNISDLQLSEHAWNEKMDSLNDQFKDLTKGKDNDISRLEIKLQRKCQKIENAMAEVALVKEQNEKNEQLVADLQIERDQYKANLEDQDSNSAEINNIITTLRHKVEIYERELKQVREEKEMRLINLDRWIKRFQLLRILNNR, from the exons ATGGACGATTATTTTCGACGGACGCCGAGAGAG GGCAGAGACAGAAGGGAAAGCATCATGAAACAGACGCTAATGGACAACGAAAAAATGATGGATAATTGGCTAAACGAAAATCAATGTTGCAACGAGGAATATATTCCTGAAGAGGGATCTGGATACTTTGATCGTTATCAggatgaaatatataaaatacaacaagaaaacagtaaacttcgaACAGACAATcatcatgtaaaacaaacatgtaaacgTATATTGTATGAAAAGGAAACACAAATAAAGCAAATGAATCAACATCACAAAAGAACAATCGATGTCTTGGAAAGAAAGAATGACGAACTTTGGACTATAAATGCTGATTTGGTTGAAGACACAAAAACTCTAGAAATAGAACTAGATGAATACGAACAGGATTTAGAAGATCAAAGGAAGAAGATAGATAAACTAGTGCAACGTATTAACGACGAGGTCAGTAGAACAGAACATATAGAGGTTTTGTTGACTACGGAACAAACACAGAACATATCACTAAAAAACGAAATTTCTCGGTTAAATACATTAGTTGATCAGACCATGAGTTATGAACGTCATGTTACAAATCAGAAAAAAAGTGTAGAAGAAGAGAATCAAACATTAAAGCATGAGATTTACAATTTAAGGATAGAAGCGGCCGTTTTTCGCAATAAGCTGATCGcactacaacaacaatgtgaCTGCTTGACTAAAGGTAGAGAAAGGAATGAGCGTGATGAGTGGAAACAAAAGATTGAACAGTTTCAAGCAAAAATTAAAGAGTTAAAAATTCAGATGTCGTCACTCAGTCGAGAGAAATACTCTCTCCAAGACGAGTTAAATAGAAAAGGCGCTGAGCTATCCCGCAGTTTTGAGAAGGAAATTCAGGCCctacaacaaaaaataacaacgtATCAACATAACGAAATatcaagtttaaaacaaaaccaagAGAATGAATTGGCTCTTTCTCAATTAAAGCGGCAGCTTATTTCATGTGAGCAAGAAAATAGATTAGCActagaaaaaatacaaaaacaagaagAGGAGATCAGATTGttgaaagaagaaaaagaaaaactgaTACAAGACAACCGATGTCAACGCACTTACCACAAGGAAACGACAATATATTCCCACAATGAAACTGAGAGACGGGAGCTGGTAATACAGAGGCACAAACAAGCATTGGAAAGTGCTCAACAAACGCAGCTTGTGATGAAATTAGAGCAACGTTCCAAGCTAGCCGAAGACAAACTTTCCGTGGTTAACGAACAACTTCATAGTGAAAGGTCAAGAAACGATAAGTTATCTAAGGAAAGAACCCAAAATGCGGAGACATCTGAGAAGCTTCGCGCATTAAAAAACGAACTTGAAAGCGAAAAATCTAGAAACACCATcttatcaaagaaaataatcCAGTACGAAAAGAATTCTGAACATCAAAGCGAGTTGAACAGCGAAATGAAAAATGAACTATCAAGAAACACAATGATATCAATAGAAAGAACCAAATACGAAGATACAGCAGAAACTCTTCAGGAAGTGACTAAAGAACTGGAAAGTGAAAAAACTAGAAACGCCATGTTATTAAAAGAAAGTAACCAGTACaagaaacaaattgaaaaactgaaaaaaacacaatttgatTTGTCACAAAGTCATAACCTGCTcaacaaagaaaataaacaagggCAAGATATCAGAATTGCGACTGAATACAATCAGCAATTAAAACGAAACCTGTCTGATCTTGATaggtcaaaacaaaacatgattggAGAAATTGGTTCCTTAAAAGATGAAGTCAAAAAATTAACAGATGCACTCGAAGAAAAGGATAGAGATATCAGTATGCTAAAAAATGAACTTCAGATGAATTATAATGAGATTGAAGATAAGCAGGGTGAATTAGACTTCATAAAAGAGACAAATGTAAAGAGTGAACGGTTGGTATCTGATCTACAAACCGAAATAAACCAGTATAAAAGAATACTGAAAGGAACCAGTCCCGACTCAGATAAGTTCACCAATACGATTTCACAACTAGAACGTGAAGTGGAAGGGTATAAAAACGAACTGAAAAAAGCTCGCGAGGAAATTAAACATGCGACTGACAAAAACCAACAgatgaatcaaaatatttctgaCCTTCAACTATCTGAACACGCATGGAATGAGAAAATGGATTCTCTAAACGATCAATTCAAAGATTTGACGAAGGGAAAAGATAATGATATAAGTAGGCTTGAAATTAAACTTCAACGGAAATGTCAAAAGATTGAAAATGCAATGGCTGAAGTCGCCTTGgtaaaagaacaaaatgaaaagaacGAACAACTGGTCGCTGATTTACAAATCGAACGCGACCAATATAAAGCTAACTTGGAAGACCAAGACTCGAATTCAGCGgaaattaacaatattattacaacTTTAAGACATAAAGTGGAGATATATGAGAGAGAACTCAAACAGGTACGGGAAGAAAAAGAAATGCGACTGATAAATCTCGACAGATGGATCAAAAGATTTCAGCTATTAAGAATTCTGAACAATCGTTGA